In a genomic window of Macaca nemestrina isolate mMacNem1 chromosome 18, mMacNem.hap1, whole genome shotgun sequence:
- the LOC105467885 gene encoding zinc finger and SCAN domain-containing protein 10 isoform X1, protein MLEESILAALEQEQLGEVKLEEEEAASPEDPRRPESRLRPEVAHQLFRCFQYQEDMGPRASLSRLRELCGHWLRPALHTKKQILELLVLEQFLSVLPPHLLGRLQGQPLRDGEEVVLLLEGIHREPSHAGPLDFSCNAGKSCPRADVTLEEKGCASQVSSHSPKKELPAEEPSVLGPSDEPPPPQPRPAKPAELGHWRLPPSSKQPLSPGPQKTFQALQESSPQGPSPWPEESSGDQELAAVLESLTFEDVPENKAWPAHPLGFGSRTPDKEEFKQEEPKGAAWPTAILAESQTDSPGVPGEPCVQTLGRGAAASGPGGDGSLLGGSEILEVKVAEGVPEPNPELQFICADCGVSFPQLSRLKAHQLHSHPAGRSFLCLCCGKSFGRSSILKLHMRTHTDERPHACHLCGHRFRQSSHLSKHLLTHSSEPAFLCAECGRGFQRRASLVQHLLAHAQDQKPPCAPESKAEAPPLTEVLCSHCGQTFQRRSSLKRHLRIHARDKDHRSSEGSGSRRRDSDRRPFVCSDCGKAFRRSEHLVAHRRVHTGERPFSCQACGRSFTQSSQLVSHQRVHTGEKPYACPQCGKRFVRRASLARHLLTHGGPRPHLCTQCGKSFGQTQDLARHQRSHTGEKPCRCSECGEGFSQSAHLARHQRIHTGEKPHACDTCGHRFRNSSNLARHRRSHTGERPYSCQTCGRSFRRNAHLRRHLATHVEPGQEQAEPPQECVECGKSFSRSCNLLRHLLVHTGARPYSCTQCGRSFSRNSHLLRHLRTHARETLY, encoded by the exons ATGCTTGAAGAATCAATCTTGGCTGCCCTGGAGCAGGAGCAGCTGGGGGAAGTcaagttggaggaggaggaggctgccaGCCCAGAGGACCCCAGGCGGCCAGAGTCCAGGCTGAGGCCCGAGGTGGCTCACCAGCTGTTCAGATGCTTCCAGTATCAGGAGGACATGGGGCCACGGGCATCCCTGAGCCGGCTCCGGGAGCTCTGCGGCCACTGGCTACGGCCGGCTCTGCACACCAAGAAGCAGATCCTGGAGCTGCTGGTGCTGGAGCAGTTCCTGAGTGTGCTGCCTCCGCACCTCCTGGGCCGCCTGCAGGGGCAGCCACTCAGGGATGGGGAGGAGGTGGTGCTGCTGCTGGAGGGCATCCACCGGGAGCCCAGCCACGCGGGGCCGCTG GATTTTAGTTGTAATGCTGGCAAGAGTTGTCCCCGAGCAGACGTCACCTTGGAGGAAAAGGGGTGTGCTTCCCAGGTCTCCAGCCACAGCCCCAAGAAGGAATTGCCTGCAGAAGAACCTTCAGTGCTGGGCCCATCGGATgagcctcccccaccccagccaagGCCTGCCAAGCCTGCTGAGCTGGGACATTGGAGACTTCCCCCAAGTTCAAAGCAGCCACTGAGCCCGGGGCCCCAGAAGACATTCCAGGCCCTGCAAGAAAGCA GCCCCCAGGGCCCCTCACCATGGCCAGAGGAGAGTTCCGGAGATCAGGAGCTGGCGGCTGTGCTG GAGTCCCTGACCTTTGAGGATGTGCCAGAGAATAAGGCGTGGCCTGCACACCCCCTGG GATTTGGAAGCAGAACCCCAGACAAGGAGGAATTTAAACAAGAAGAGCCCAAAGGGGCTGCCTGGCCCACTGCCATCTTAGCAGAGTCTCAAACAGATAGTCCTGGGGTGCCGGGAGAGCCTTGCGTCCAGACGCTCGGACGGGGCGCTGCGGCGAGTGGCCCTGGTGGAGATGGGTCCCTTCTTGGCGGCAGTGAAATTTTGGAGGTCAAAGTGGCTGAGGGCGTCCCCGAGCCCAATCCGGAGCTGCAGTTCATCTGCGCAGACTGCGGGGTGAGCTTCCCGCAGCTGTCTCGCCTGAAGGCGCACCAGCTGCACTCGCACCCGGCCGGGCGCTCCTTTCTGTGCCTTTGCTGCGGGAAGAGCTTCGGCCGCAGCTCCATTCTCAAGCTGCACATGCGCACTCACACGGACGAGCGGCCGCACGCCTGCCACCTGTGTGGCCACCGCTTCCGCCAGAGCTCGCACCTGAGCAAGCACCTACTGACCCACTCCTCCGAGCCGGCCTTCCTGTGCGCCGAGTGCGGCCGCGGCTTCCAGCGCCGCGCCAGCCTTGTGCAGCACCTGCTGGCGCACGCCCAGGACCAGAAGCCTCCCTGCGCTCCTGAGAGCAAGGCCGAAGCGCCACCGCTGACCGAAGTCCTGTGCTCCCACTGCGGCCAGACCTTCCAGCGCCGCTCCAGCCTTAAGCGCCACTTGCGGATCCACGCCAGGGACAAGGACCACCGGTCCTCCGAAGGCTCCGGCAGCCGCCGCCGGGACTCCGACCGGAGGCCCTTCGTGTGCAGCGACTGCGGCAAGGCCTTCCGGCGCAGCGAGCACCTGGTGGCCCACCGGAGGGTGCACACAGGCGAGCGGCCCTTCTCCTGCCAGGCCTGCGGCCGCAGCTTCACGCAGAGCTCGCAGCTGGTCAGCCACCAACGGGTGCACACGGGCGAGAAGCCCTACGCCTGTCCGCAGTGTGGGAAGCGCTTCGTGCGCCGGGCCAGCCTTGCCCGCCACCTGCTGACCCACGGTGGCCCTCGGCCCCACCTCTGCACCCAGTGCGGGAAGAGTTTCGGCCAGACCCAGGATCTAGCCCGCCACCAGCGCAGCCACACTGGCGAAAAACCCTGCCGCTGTAGCGAGTGCGGCGAGGGCTTCAGCCAGAGCGCCCACCTGGCGCGCCACCAGCGCATCCACACAGGGGAAAAGCCCCATGCCTGCGACACCTGCGGCCACCGTTTCCGCAATAGCTCCAACCTGGCCCGCCACCGCCGCAGCCACACGGGCGAGCGGCCCTACAGCTGTCAGACGTGCGGTCGCAGCTTCCGGCGCAACGCGCATCTGCGGCGGCACCTGGCTACCCATGTGGAGCCAGGGCAGGAGCAGGCCGAGCCCCCGCAGGAGTGCGTGGAGTGTGGCAAGAGCTTCAGCCGCAGCTGCAATCTGCTGCGACACCTGCTGGTGCACACGGGCGCCAGGCCCTACTCCTGCACGCAATGTGGCCGCAGCTTCAGCCGCAACTCCCACCTGCTGCGCCACCTGCGCACCCACGCCCGCGAGACGCTATACTAG
- the LOC105467885 gene encoding zinc finger and SCAN domain-containing protein 10 isoform X2, translated as MLPVSGGHGATGIPEPAPGALRPLATAGSAHQEADPGAAGAGAVPECAASAPPGPPAGAATQGWGGGGAAAGGHPPGAQPRGAAGPQGPSPWPEESSGDQELAAVLESLTFEDVPENKAWPAHPLGFGSRTPDKEEFKQEEPKGAAWPTAILAESQTDSPGVPGEPCVQTLGRGAAASGPGGDGSLLGGSEILEVKVAEGVPEPNPELQFICADCGVSFPQLSRLKAHQLHSHPAGRSFLCLCCGKSFGRSSILKLHMRTHTDERPHACHLCGHRFRQSSHLSKHLLTHSSEPAFLCAECGRGFQRRASLVQHLLAHAQDQKPPCAPESKAEAPPLTEVLCSHCGQTFQRRSSLKRHLRIHARDKDHRSSEGSGSRRRDSDRRPFVCSDCGKAFRRSEHLVAHRRVHTGERPFSCQACGRSFTQSSQLVSHQRVHTGEKPYACPQCGKRFVRRASLARHLLTHGGPRPHLCTQCGKSFGQTQDLARHQRSHTGEKPCRCSECGEGFSQSAHLARHQRIHTGEKPHACDTCGHRFRNSSNLARHRRSHTGERPYSCQTCGRSFRRNAHLRRHLATHVEPGQEQAEPPQECVECGKSFSRSCNLLRHLLVHTGARPYSCTQCGRSFSRNSHLLRHLRTHARETLY; from the exons ATGCTTCCAGTATCAGGAGGACATGGGGCCACGGGCATCCCTGAGCCGGCTCCGGGAGCTCTGCGGCCACTGGCTACGGCCGGCTCTGCACACCAAGAAGCAGATCCTGGAGCTGCTGGTGCTGGAGCAGTTCCTGAGTGTGCTGCCTCCGCACCTCCTGGGCCGCCTGCAGGGGCAGCCACTCAGGGATGGGGAGGAGGTGGTGCTGCTGCTGGAGGGCATCCACCGGGAGCCCAGCCACGCGGGGCCGCTG GCCCCCAGGGCCCCTCACCATGGCCAGAGGAGAGTTCCGGAGATCAGGAGCTGGCGGCTGTGCTG GAGTCCCTGACCTTTGAGGATGTGCCAGAGAATAAGGCGTGGCCTGCACACCCCCTGG GATTTGGAAGCAGAACCCCAGACAAGGAGGAATTTAAACAAGAAGAGCCCAAAGGGGCTGCCTGGCCCACTGCCATCTTAGCAGAGTCTCAAACAGATAGTCCTGGGGTGCCGGGAGAGCCTTGCGTCCAGACGCTCGGACGGGGCGCTGCGGCGAGTGGCCCTGGTGGAGATGGGTCCCTTCTTGGCGGCAGTGAAATTTTGGAGGTCAAAGTGGCTGAGGGCGTCCCCGAGCCCAATCCGGAGCTGCAGTTCATCTGCGCAGACTGCGGGGTGAGCTTCCCGCAGCTGTCTCGCCTGAAGGCGCACCAGCTGCACTCGCACCCGGCCGGGCGCTCCTTTCTGTGCCTTTGCTGCGGGAAGAGCTTCGGCCGCAGCTCCATTCTCAAGCTGCACATGCGCACTCACACGGACGAGCGGCCGCACGCCTGCCACCTGTGTGGCCACCGCTTCCGCCAGAGCTCGCACCTGAGCAAGCACCTACTGACCCACTCCTCCGAGCCGGCCTTCCTGTGCGCCGAGTGCGGCCGCGGCTTCCAGCGCCGCGCCAGCCTTGTGCAGCACCTGCTGGCGCACGCCCAGGACCAGAAGCCTCCCTGCGCTCCTGAGAGCAAGGCCGAAGCGCCACCGCTGACCGAAGTCCTGTGCTCCCACTGCGGCCAGACCTTCCAGCGCCGCTCCAGCCTTAAGCGCCACTTGCGGATCCACGCCAGGGACAAGGACCACCGGTCCTCCGAAGGCTCCGGCAGCCGCCGCCGGGACTCCGACCGGAGGCCCTTCGTGTGCAGCGACTGCGGCAAGGCCTTCCGGCGCAGCGAGCACCTGGTGGCCCACCGGAGGGTGCACACAGGCGAGCGGCCCTTCTCCTGCCAGGCCTGCGGCCGCAGCTTCACGCAGAGCTCGCAGCTGGTCAGCCACCAACGGGTGCACACGGGCGAGAAGCCCTACGCCTGTCCGCAGTGTGGGAAGCGCTTCGTGCGCCGGGCCAGCCTTGCCCGCCACCTGCTGACCCACGGTGGCCCTCGGCCCCACCTCTGCACCCAGTGCGGGAAGAGTTTCGGCCAGACCCAGGATCTAGCCCGCCACCAGCGCAGCCACACTGGCGAAAAACCCTGCCGCTGTAGCGAGTGCGGCGAGGGCTTCAGCCAGAGCGCCCACCTGGCGCGCCACCAGCGCATCCACACAGGGGAAAAGCCCCATGCCTGCGACACCTGCGGCCACCGTTTCCGCAATAGCTCCAACCTGGCCCGCCACCGCCGCAGCCACACGGGCGAGCGGCCCTACAGCTGTCAGACGTGCGGTCGCAGCTTCCGGCGCAACGCGCATCTGCGGCGGCACCTGGCTACCCATGTGGAGCCAGGGCAGGAGCAGGCCGAGCCCCCGCAGGAGTGCGTGGAGTGTGGCAAGAGCTTCAGCCGCAGCTGCAATCTGCTGCGACACCTGCTGGTGCACACGGGCGCCAGGCCCTACTCCTGCACGCAATGTGGCCGCAGCTTCAGCCGCAACTCCCACCTGCTGCGCCACCTGCGCACCCACGCCCGCGAGACGCTATACTAG